A DNA window from Mesotoga sp. BH458_6_3_2_1 contains the following coding sequences:
- the alaS gene encoding alanine--tRNA ligase, which yields MRYMTGAEIRESYLKFFESKDHKRIQSASLIPNDPQLMFTVAGMVPFKPIFWGKVESTYKRVTTCQKCVRTNDIENVGRTPRHQTFFEMLGNFSFGDYFKREAIKWAWEFVTEHLALPDERLWVSIYLDDDEAFSIWRDEVGVPEKKIVRLGKADNWWGPAGPSGPCGPDSEIFIDRGHVDNCPDPDNCTPACDCGRFLEFWNLVFTEFNQDEEGNLSYLERKNIDTGFGLERAASILQNVDSNFDTDLFIPIIRKIEELLGVKYKEKEVSDVSIKVIADHARSIAFMVSDGVLPSNEGRGYVLRRVLRRAVRHSSLLGYDSPFLYRIVETVAEQMGNFYPELKNRLSFTQEIIMKEEERFLSTLLNGEKRLKSILVDKKQLSGSELFILHDTYGFPLELVEEIVADTGVTLDREGYEREMKLQRERAREALGNREYMGDIEVYSSIFPTTGNSKFTGYSRLEDRSTIVAILKDGDAVEALKQGETGDVILEKTPFYPERGGQVTDTGLIKTESALARVESVFIPYQEMIVHRISVEEGTVRVSDEARLIVDTDRRKAIMRNHTATHLLHAALRKVIGGHVHQSGSLVLPDRLRFDFSHFQSLSTDEINDVEDMVNEEILKAKAVDKAEKSFDEIKGEDVMALFEEKYGDKVRVITVEEFSRELCGGTHVNNTGEIGLFKILSETSVAAGTRRIEAITGTTSLEYFRNLFNRQRTIREVLEVPEDVIIQRLQGILDELRSGGQEIVRLKEKLLSGDTLMKDKRMTAKGVNLLIRRVENAPSSALRNGSDVLLSKEGGGIVIIFNELEDSVSFVVKVEKKLTDRFKAGEIAKKIAHDLGGGGGGRPDFAQAGGKDLSKLEAVIDRIDEYL from the coding sequence ATGAGATACATGACCGGAGCTGAGATAAGAGAGAGTTATCTCAAGTTTTTTGAATCGAAGGACCACAAAAGAATACAGAGCGCTTCACTTATTCCGAACGATCCACAACTAATGTTCACTGTTGCGGGCATGGTTCCTTTCAAACCAATCTTCTGGGGAAAAGTCGAATCCACATATAAGAGAGTCACAACTTGCCAAAAGTGTGTGAGAACCAACGACATCGAGAATGTAGGCAGGACTCCCAGACATCAAACTTTTTTTGAAATGCTGGGAAACTTCTCATTTGGAGATTATTTCAAGAGAGAAGCAATAAAGTGGGCCTGGGAATTCGTTACAGAGCATTTGGCTCTACCGGATGAGCGCTTATGGGTTTCGATTTACTTAGATGACGATGAAGCGTTCTCAATATGGAGAGATGAAGTCGGAGTCCCCGAGAAGAAGATTGTTAGACTTGGAAAGGCAGATAATTGGTGGGGACCCGCCGGCCCTTCGGGTCCTTGTGGTCCCGATTCAGAGATTTTCATAGACAGGGGTCACGTAGATAACTGCCCGGATCCTGACAACTGCACTCCAGCTTGTGACTGTGGAAGATTTCTTGAATTCTGGAATCTCGTATTTACCGAGTTTAATCAGGATGAGGAAGGAAATCTGTCCTACTTAGAAAGAAAGAATATCGATACCGGATTCGGGCTTGAACGAGCTGCCTCGATTCTTCAGAACGTCGACTCAAACTTCGATACTGACCTGTTCATACCCATAATAAGAAAGATCGAAGAGCTTCTGGGTGTCAAGTACAAGGAGAAGGAAGTCTCTGACGTCTCGATCAAAGTTATCGCAGACCATGCTAGATCAATTGCATTCATGGTTTCCGACGGAGTACTACCCTCCAATGAGGGACGGGGCTACGTACTCAGGAGAGTCCTAAGGAGGGCCGTAAGGCACAGTTCTTTGCTTGGCTACGATTCTCCATTTCTTTACAGAATAGTGGAGACAGTCGCAGAGCAGATGGGGAACTTCTATCCAGAACTGAAAAACCGACTTTCATTTACGCAGGAAATCATAATGAAAGAGGAGGAAAGATTTCTTTCGACTCTGTTGAACGGCGAGAAGAGGCTTAAGTCAATTCTGGTAGATAAGAAGCAACTGTCGGGCTCCGAGTTGTTCATACTTCACGACACTTACGGATTTCCACTGGAACTTGTCGAAGAGATCGTCGCGGATACAGGCGTTACACTTGACAGAGAAGGGTATGAAAGAGAAATGAAGTTGCAGAGGGAGAGGGCAAGAGAGGCGCTGGGAAACAGGGAATATATGGGAGACATTGAAGTCTACTCCAGTATCTTTCCAACTACCGGCAACTCAAAATTCACAGGTTACTCGAGACTTGAAGACCGATCGACCATAGTGGCGATTCTGAAGGACGGGGATGCCGTGGAAGCCCTTAAGCAAGGAGAGACTGGAGACGTTATCCTCGAAAAGACTCCCTTCTACCCCGAAAGAGGCGGACAGGTAACGGACACCGGGCTCATTAAGACCGAATCAGCGCTGGCCAGAGTTGAGAGTGTGTTCATCCCTTATCAAGAGATGATAGTCCACAGAATTTCAGTCGAAGAAGGAACTGTGCGGGTAAGTGACGAAGCCAGGCTAATCGTAGATACAGACCGAAGAAAAGCAATAATGAGAAATCACACCGCAACTCACTTGCTACACGCAGCTCTCAGAAAAGTCATAGGTGGCCACGTTCATCAGTCTGGTTCACTGGTTCTACCTGACAGATTGCGCTTCGATTTCTCTCATTTCCAGTCTTTGTCAACCGATGAGATAAATGATGTGGAGGACATGGTTAACGAAGAGATTCTCAAAGCAAAAGCAGTCGATAAGGCAGAGAAGAGCTTCGACGAAATCAAGGGCGAAGACGTAATGGCCCTCTTTGAAGAAAAGTACGGCGACAAGGTTCGAGTAATCACTGTAGAGGAATTCAGTAGAGAACTGTGCGGAGGTACTCATGTAAATAACACCGGAGAGATCGGTCTCTTCAAGATTCTCTCGGAGACCTCCGTAGCGGCGGGAACCAGGAGAATTGAGGCTATAACGGGAACCACTTCCCTCGAGTACTTCCGCAATCTGTTCAACAGGCAAAGGACGATCAGAGAAGTACTTGAAGTGCCTGAGGATGTAATAATTCAGAGGCTTCAGGGCATACTCGATGAACTTAGGTCGGGCGGACAGGAGATTGTCAGATTAAAAGAGAAGCTACTTTCAGGCGATACTCTAATGAAAGATAAGAGAATGACGGCCAAAGGCGTCAATTTGCTTATCAGAAGAGTAGAGAACGCGCCATCCAGTGCTTTGAGAAACGGTTCAGATGTTCTCCTCAGCAAGGAAGGTGGCGGCATAGTGATCATCTTCAATGAACTGGAAGATTCCGTTTCTTTCGTCGTGAAGGTCGAGAAGAAACTTACTGACAGGTTCAAGGCAGGAGAAATCGCAAAGAAGATAGCCCACGACCTGGGAGGGGGCGGCGGCGGCAGGCCGGACTTCGCTCAGGCGGGTGGAAAAGATCTTTCGAAATTGGAAGCCGTCATAGACAGGATCGATGAATACCTATAA
- a CDS encoding phosphatidate cytidylyltransferase — protein sequence MKKTSETNIRIITAAVVAPFVILCFVNYYSFIGLVSAVVLFSNYEYLKFALKGNDHQTVRIALSGVIPAIIVVYGILLDRFGNVESAAPRPELIFAVGVISLTSIVVVTVADVRSAKEIIANAVFSLIYVGFDLAFFYHIYLGFGASMALMSLTSVWLFDTGAYFFGKRFGRIRISPSYSPKKSLEGVIGGYVTTLLFMFLFVYISKLVGLYNGPDLGIPHFMVLAIVVSVFGTIGDIAESSFKRYHGVKDSGNLLPGHGGMLDRIDGVLFVTPMFYIFLTLLT from the coding sequence ATGAAGAAGACCTCGGAGACAAATATCAGAATAATTACAGCTGCTGTTGTTGCTCCTTTCGTGATTCTGTGTTTCGTTAACTACTACTCCTTCATAGGTCTGGTTTCTGCCGTGGTTCTCTTTTCGAACTATGAATATCTGAAGTTCGCTTTGAAGGGAAACGATCATCAAACCGTCCGAATTGCTCTTTCGGGAGTTATCCCCGCGATAATTGTTGTATATGGGATACTTCTCGACAGATTTGGAAACGTTGAATCGGCGGCGCCTAGACCGGAACTGATATTTGCGGTTGGTGTGATTTCACTCACTTCCATAGTAGTCGTGACCGTTGCGGATGTTAGGAGCGCAAAAGAGATAATTGCGAATGCCGTCTTTTCGTTGATTTATGTGGGTTTCGATCTGGCATTCTTCTATCATATCTATCTTGGATTCGGCGCCTCAATGGCACTGATGTCGCTTACGTCTGTATGGCTCTTTGATACAGGAGCGTATTTCTTCGGGAAACGCTTCGGTCGGATCAGAATATCTCCAAGTTACAGCCCCAAGAAAAGTCTCGAAGGTGTAATCGGAGGATATGTGACCACTCTCCTCTTCATGTTTCTTTTCGTCTACATAAGTAAGTTAGTGGGACTCTACAACGGACCCGATCTTGGGATACCCCATTTCATGGTGCTGGCGATTGTAGTGTCTGTATTTGGCACTATCGGAGATATTGCGGAGTCGTCATTCAAGAGATATCACGGCGTTAAAGATTCCGGCAATCTACTTCCCGGCCATGGTGGTATGCTAGATCGTATAGATGGTGTTCTTTTTGTGACACCTATGTTCTACATATTCCTTACTCTTTTGACTTGA